In the Wyeomyia smithii strain HCP4-BCI-WySm-NY-G18 chromosome 2, ASM2978416v1, whole genome shotgun sequence genome, one interval contains:
- the LOC129720743 gene encoding uncharacterized protein LOC129720743, whose amino-acid sequence MVKIETCSEIYSGVPGQRQPIYAAVPFQHRRQNCGDLGLLLLLQSGINSRMASLPQAAFAVHKLRKPKAEKDLTVARLSMEKQESPRYTNNQTLDLSPVKYSDKFMNSIWGLYNRYSPHNFKKNNGADLQYFSMPQPFAVACAASEKNSSEAPTGSKK is encoded by the exons ATGGTCAAAATTGAAACTTGCAGCGAGATTTACTCGGGCGTGCCAGGACAGCGACAACCGATTTACGCAGCAGTACCGTTCCAGCACAGGCGGCAAAATTGCGGCGATTTAGGCCTTTTGTTGTTGCTGCAAAGTGGAA TTAACTCCAGAATGGCCAGTCTCCCGCAGGCAGCCTTCGCAGTGCACAAGCTGCGCAAGCCAAAAGCCGAGAAGGACCTCACGGTGGCACGCCTCAGTATGGAAAAGCAGGAATCACCTCGCTATACGAACAACCAAA CACTAGACCTATCACCGGTTAAGTACAGCGATAAGTTTATGAACAGCATCTGGGGTCTGTACAATCGCTATTCACCGCACAACTTCAAAAAGAACAACGGTGCTGACCTGCAGTACTTCAGCATGCCACAGCC ATTCGCTGTCGCATGCGCCGCTTCGGAGAAAAACAGCTCTGAAGCACCTACCGGTTCCAAGAAGTAG